Proteins found in one Miscanthus floridulus cultivar M001 chromosome 4, ASM1932011v1, whole genome shotgun sequence genomic segment:
- the LOC136550972 gene encoding uncharacterized protein has protein sequence MATEALRQGASLRSGGRERKEAAPDWASLHVELTHLISARVLATGGFLDYARFSAVCSHWRAAAASPRARALLDPCFHPRRWMLFPEGFGRFPGHRALGGHARFFDLSAAGPIIRVPLPELKDHCVLDSPDGLLLLQRDGDNAVRLLHPFTRDVAEFPDLECLADRLYDMEYELTVHHYLYHLHRCLYQARKLCAAVDVTATGAITVMLALHSIGRVAFASAGDAEWTISSWKMNQLDRALSYQGRLYVMNWEDGLTHVLQIDPPQLVPQCKGEDSSPVLALPPPKTIATCSSEEIHLPYLVELDSEIMLVGYNDSSFSHILVLKLVDLVLGRTVRVKSIGDHVLFVGARSLCVSPSWLPSIGGDSIVCFHAGENYLAQYHLGSGTWSMASDGHLMLSPPPRPCGLIHHIFTCCDRQFWNKGLMFCFKTEPKWWAMSSLRNGA, from the exons ATGGCCACCGAGGCACTGCGGCAAGGCGCTTCGTTGCGCAGCGGTGGCCGGGAGCGCAAGGAGGCGGCGCCGGACTGGGCGTCGCTGCACGTCGAGCTGACGCATCTCATCTCAGCGCGGGTTCTCGCCACGGGCGGTTTCCTGGACTATGCCCGCTTCAGCGCGGTCTGCTCCCAttggcgcgccgccgccgcctccccgcgCGCCCGCGCCCTGCTGGACCCGTGCTTCCACCCGCGCCGCTGGATGCTCTTCCCGGAGGGCTTCGGCCGGTTCCCGGGCCACCGCGCGCTCGGCGGCCACGCCCGCTTCTTCGACCTCTCCGCCGCCGGCCCCATCATCCGCGTCCCCCTCCCGGAGCTCAAGGACCACTGCGTCCTCGACTCCCCCGACGGCCTGCTCCTCCTGCAGCGCGACGGGGACAACGCCGTCCGCCTGCTCCACCCGTTCACCCGCGACGTCGCCGAGTTCCCGGACCTCGAGTGCCTCGCCGATCGGCTGTACGATATGGAATACGAGCTCACCGTCCATCACTACTTGTACCATTTGCATCGATGCTTGTATCAAGCCCGCAAGCTTTGTGCTGCTGTCGATGTCACGGCCACGGGGGCCATCACTGTGATGCTAGCCCTTCATAGCATCGGGCGTGTGGCATTTGCGTCGGCTGGTGATGCTGAATGGACAATCAGCAGCTGGAAGATGAACCAACTGGACAGGGCGCTGTCGTACCAGGGGAGGCTTTATGTGATGAATTGGGAAGATGGGCTAACCCATGTCTTGCAGATTGACCCGCCGCAACTGGTACCACAGTGCAAGGGGGAGGATTCTTCACCTGTGCTAGCACTGCCTCCTCCAAAGACAATAGCGACATGTTCAAGCGAGGAAATCCACCTGCCTTATCTTGTTGAATTGGACTCAGAGATCATGCTTGTTGGCTACAATGACAGCTCCTTTTCACACATATTAGTTCTCAAGCTTGTTGATCTTGTCCTGGGTAGGACTGTGCGTGTGAAGAGCATTGGTGATCATGTCCTCTTTGTTGGTGCACGGAGTCTGTGTGTCTCACCCAGTTGGCTGCCTTCAATTGGCGGCGACTCCATTGTATGCTTCCATGCTGGAGAGAACTATCTCGCTCAATACCATCTCGGCAGTGGAACTTGGTCCATGGCCAGTGATGGACACCTCATGCTTAGCCCCCCACCGCGTCCCTGTGGCCTTATACATCACATCTTTACCTGTTGCGATCGGCAATTCTG GAACAAAGGATTGATGTTTTGCTTCAAGACAGAACCCAAATGGTGGGCAATGTCGAGTTTGAGGAATGGG GCCTGA